The Nitrosococcus watsonii C-113 genome includes the window AAATGGGCGTTCTTGAATAAAGAACATCTTCTTCAAAAGAATTCAGCGTATTTTAATGATCTACATTGGTATGTAGATCTTTTTAAAGAAGATCATAAAACAGTTATCAAGGACGGATATATACCGTTCCCTTTTCATCCTTGGCAGTTTAAATCACTAACTAACCATAAGGAGATTAAAGATTTAATAAAAGATAAGAATTTAATTCCCATTGAAAAGAAAGGATATTTAAAATGGAAGGCGACAAGTTCACTAAGAACTATTTACTGTGAAAATAGCTCTTATATGCTTAAATTTTCCCTGTCGCTGAGAATCACTAATTCCGTTAGACATTTGCAAGAAGCCGAGATCGTTAGAGGGCTTCAAGTTCATGATGTAATGAATTCCAGTAATGGGAAGGATTTTCTTAATATAAATAAAAATTTTCATATCTTATGCGAACCCTCCTTTCTTGCTATCAAAGGGAAATTCAATAACCTTCTTATAGAAACAATTGTACTCATACGAGACAATCCTTTTAGAGGAAAAATGTTGTATGAGGCCATTGTTTTATCGACGATAACGCAGGTTGATCCTTATCTAGAAAAAGGGTTTTTTTCATCACGTAAAATTGATGCTATAAAATGGTTTAATCTTTATCTTAAATATGTACTTGATCCTTTTATAATGGCTCAAGCTAACCATGGCATTCTTTTTGGCGCGCACCAACAAAATATTATTATCCAGCTAGACGCTAATAGCTATCCTGTGGGAGTTATCTTTAGAGACTGCCAGGGAACAGGGTATACCAAGCTTGGTTATGAAAGGATGAAACAGGAAGTTCCTTTGCTAGATCTGGAAAATGGAAATATCCTAGATAAAGATATGTCCCATATACTTCTTGGGTATTATCTCATTATCAACTCGACATTCAGTTTAATAAATGCGCTCGCGATACAAAGAGCATGTAATGAAGAAGATCTTCTTCATATTCTTGCTGAGTATTTACAAGGCAAAAAAAATAGTAATCTTATCGATCAATCATTTCTTAATTATCTTCTTAATTCAAATTTAATAGGGCAAAAAGGAAATTTTTTTTGTTGCCTAAAGAATATTAACGAGAATACCGAGAAGAATCCTTTAGATATTTATAACTTTATTAAAAATCCCTTGTATTCCAAATTTAGGAGAACCGTGATAGATAAAAAAAAATTAAAAATTAACGATATCCTGCTAGATAAAGGAGAGGAAGAATTTTTAAAAAACAAATTTAGACCTAATATTAAAGAGGTAGAGATAGAACTGGTAGATAAAAAAGTAATCATCAGTAGGAATGAGTTTTTCCAAATTTCTCCTTATTGGTTGATGAATTCTGAAAGAGAACTTTATCCCGTGGTCTGGGCAGAAACTAATGGAGTTTCTCATCCAATAAGACATAACCCAGAAAGGGGAACGTTACTCTACAAAAGATTTGTATACGAAATAGATAAAACTATTTCTTTTCGGGTTATCGATCCAAAAAAGGATATTAATACATTTGCTAGATGGCATAATCAGTCTCGTATTTCGGAATTTTGGGAATTAAAAGATACAAGGGAAAACCATCTTCAGTATATAGAAAAAAATTTAAATGACCCCCATATCATTCCCACTATATTAGATATTGATGATGAACCTATCGGTTATTTTGAGCTTTATTGGGTTAAAGAAGATCGTCTAGGGGCCTATTATGAAAGCGTTGATTTTGACAGGGGATTTCACTTCCTGGTTGGAGAGAAAAAATTTCTGGGATTAAAAAATACGGGCGCTATGCTAAAAAGTGTTATCCATTACCTTTTTCTTGATGAACCCAGAACTTTAAAGATCATGGCTGAGCCGCGATCTGATAATAAAAAGGTATTGAAATACGTTGATTTTCTTCCTTTTTGGAAGAGAATTAAAGAATTTGATTTTCCCCATAAAAGGGCTGTCCTCCTGGAGTGTACTCGGGAGAGGTTCTTTACAGGCAGCTATTTATGAGCTGGGAAACAGCCAACAGGAATCTTATTACCAAAGCGATAAGTGAGCTTTACTTTGAGGAGATCATTTCTCAAAAAGTACGGGAAATAGAGAAAGGATTATATACATTAAAGATAGAGGAAAATTTATCTTATATTTTTGAAGCTCATAAAAGTATCTGGTGCCATCTTATTATAGATGAGAGCTCATTAAAGAGAACTGATGGTTTAGAGCTTGATGCTGCAAGATTTTTTAAGGAAATACAGCCGCTTACAAAAATGAATGCTATTACCTTAGCTAATTTCCTGGAAGAAATGCTGCATACGCTTTATAGCGATCAAGTTATTTTAAAAAAGAGAATTTCTTCCCGGAAGTTATCTCAACTTAATTACTTAGAGATCGAAAGTTATCTGGATGGGCATCCAAAAATTATTTTAAATAAAGGAAGGTTAGGCTGGTCCCCGGATGATCTTTCTGCGTTTTCACCAGAGAATGACAGGAAAATCCAGTTTTATCGGGTAGCTATTAAAAAGGATTTGATTACGGTAAGTCACCAAAAGGAAAAAAATTTTAGCGAGATTATTTATGCTGATCTTGAAAAAGAGGAAATTAATTTATTAAAAGAAAAACTAGCCAATAAACAATGTGATGTTAAAGCTTATTATATTATTCCCATACACCCGTGGCAGTGGGAAAATAAAATAAAAATATTTTTTCAGAAGGATATCAGCAAAAAAAATATAGTTTTTTTAGCTAGTGCCGGCGACAGCTATAAGCCCCATATTTCCCTGCGTACATTTTCCAACTACAGTAATTCATATCTTTATGATATTAAATTACCTATCTCAATTTTAAATACTTCTTGTGTACGAGGAATACCTGCTCATTATGTTGCGGTTGCCTCGGAAATATCGACAGGAATGGAAGCTATTATTAGGCAGGATAATCTCTTATTCAATTCTAATATGGATTGCTTAAAGGATATTGGGGCTTTTAGTTATATTGAGCCTTCCTATAAGGATATCGTGGGCGCCCCTTATCAATATAAAGAATTTCTTGGGGCAGTATGGAGAGAATCGAGTGTAACCAAGCTTAAAGAAAAGGAGCAATGCCTAATGACAGGAGCGCTCTCTTATTTAGATGAGAGGAAAAAATCCTTGATTGGCTGCTTAATAGAAAGTTCTTCCCTGACCATGGAGGAGTGGCTAGAAGCATATTTTAAAAGCGTTGTTATCCCTATTTATCATCTTCAGTCTCAATATGGAATTGGTTTGGTTGCCCATGGTCAAAATACCCTACTAAAGCTAAATAACAATATTCCTTCAGGTTTGATTATTAAGGATTTTCATGGTGACTTACGTTTAAATAAAAATTTTCCAAGGGAAACAGGAAAATTTTTCCCTGATAAAATCATTAAAAAATTAGATATTTTACCTTCTGATCATATTATCTATGATCTTATCACGGGGCATTTTATTTCAGTCCTTAGATTTATTTCACAGGCGCTTTTCCTATCTCATGGCTATAAAGAAAAAAAATTCTATAATTTATTAGGCATGATAGTCCATGACTATGAAAAAAAATATCCAACAAGGTCAAAAACTCCAAGCCTGTTAACGCCCAATTATCATCGTGTCCTTTTAAATAAAGTTCGTTTTATCATTGGCTATCAGGATACGGCCCAAAGACCTAAGCCCCAGCTTGGAAATCCCCTGCTAAATCCGCTGATAGAAAAAGATTATTTTCATGTGTAATGTATTTGATTTAGTCGGTATTGGGATTGGCCCGTTTAATTTAAGCCTGGCGGCTATCTCAGAAAAGAATAAAGAATTAAAGACTCATTTTTTTGAACAAAAACCGTTATTTCTATGGCACTCTGAAATCATCTTTCCAGACTCTGATATGCAAACGGCTTTTTTAAAGGATCTAGTCACAGGGGTTGATCCCACGAGTCCCTATTCTTTTTTAAACTATCTTGTAATGAATGGATTTTTTCATTCATTTATGAATACCAAAAGGCACGTCATTACTAGAAAAGAATTTGAACTTTATTGTCAGTGGGTTACCCGGCAAATGCCTAGGAAATTATCTTTTAATTCAAAAATAAGAAATCTCTACTATGATGGTGAAAACTTTATTATTGAAAGCCATAAAGAAAAAATTAAAAGTAAAAATATCTGCATCGGAACAGGAATTAGCCCTAAAATTCCTTCGTTTACCGCGCCCTATATGAGTGATACCTTCTTCCATGCGAAATCAGAATCAATAAAAAATTTGAATATTAGTGGCAAGCGAATTGTTATTATCGGCGGCGGACAAACCGGTGTTGAAGTTTTTAGAAATGCTCTTAAAAAAAAGTGGGGCAATGCAAAATCTCTAACGCTTATTTCTAGCCGGGCAAACCTGGAACCTTTAGATGAATCGCCTTTTACTAATGAGTATTTTAGCCCCCATTACGTAGAAAATTTTTTTTCCATAAATTCTCAACTCAAAAGAAATATTGTAGATTACCAAAAATTATCTAGCGATGGTAATACCCCCGCCTACTTGCAAAGTCTCTATAATGATCTTTATTTTATTCAAAATGTAGAGCAATCACCGGTTGATTTTAAAATACTTCCTTATCGAAGGCTTCAGAGTGTAGAGAACAATGGAAAAGGTTATAAATTAACTATTTCCAATAATTTTTCTCAGAAAGAAGAATCCATAGGAGCTGATATTGTTATTTTGTGTACCGGGTTTGAGAACAGAATTCCAGGTTTTATTGAGCCTATAAAACATCTTATTGAATTTAATGAAAATAAATGTTTTAAGGTCAACAAAGATTTTTCAATACGATGGAAAGGGTATGACAAAAATAAAATTTTTGCCCAAAATTTTAGTAGGTATGGACACGGAATTTTTGAACCCCAAACCAGTTTGATGTCCTGGAGATCGGCGGTAATTACTAATGCTGTTTCTAAAAAGGAAGTTTATCGGATAAAAAATATTGCGCCTAATTTTTTAAGTTATGAAAGTGTTACCAAATAGCGCGTAGAGCATCGGTTACTCGGGCGGTGATATAAACGTGAGCCGCGAAGCGACTTTACAAGGTGGTAGCAACCTTGTAAGTTGTATTTTATGACACAATGAGCCTACCAAGGTCTCTACCCTACACCCAAAGACTATGCCTGCTATTCTAGGTGACAAACTGGTTGTTGCTATTTCTTCACGGGCCTTATTCGATCTGGACGAAAGCCATCGTGTATTTGAGGAACAAGGCACTGATTCCTATTGTAAATACCAGATTGAACAGGAAGATGTCATCTTGGAGCCAGGAGTGGCTTTTCCGCTAGTGTGTAAGCTGCTGGCTCTCAACCAGAGTCGCCCGAACCCGCCACGGGTGGAAGTGATACTGCTATCGAGAAACAATGCCGATACGGGTCTGCGTGTATTTAATTCCATTCAACATCATGAACTTGCGGTAACCCGGGCAGCCTTTACCTCCGGGGAAAGCCCCTATCGGTATGTTTCCGCATTTGGCGCCCATTTGTTCCTCTCCGCCGATCCGGAGGATGTTAAAAAGGCGCTGGAAGCGGGCGTAGCAGCGGCCACTATCGTGCGCTCAAAAGCGAGTCTCAATACTCACTCGTCTCAGCTACGGATTGCCTTTGATGGGGATGCGGTCCTATTTTCCGATGATGCGGAGCGGGTTTTCAAGGAGCAGGGCTTGGCGGCCTTTCAAACGAGTGAGCAAACGTCGGCCCGGCAGCCTCTTCCGGGGGGACCCTTTCGCAATTTCCTGGCAGTGCTACAGCGGATTCAAAGGGAATATCCACCGGAGGAATCACCCCTCCGGACCGCCCTCGTGACGGCTCGGGGAGCACCGGCCCATGAGCGGGTGATCCGCACCCTTCGGGCTTGGGATATTCGCATTGACGAGGCTTTATTCCTGGGCGGGTTGGATAAAGGAGACTTCTTGAAAGCTTTTGGTGCTGATATTTTCTTTGATGATCAACAGGACCACTGTGAATCAGCCAGCCGTCATGTCACCACGGGCCATGTACCTCATGGAGTTTCCAATCAGGGCCGATAAATAGGCCAACATCATCTCCTTTGGGCGCGGATAAAAGCGGCGCCTTCTTTATCTCTTGTTAAAACGTCATTTATGAACAACCCGGAACAGCAATTCCTCAAGGCGCTGGACGACAAACTCTGGAAAGCCGCCGACAAGCTCCGCGCCAACCTGGACGCCGCCAATTACAAGCATGTGGTGCTGGGCCTCATCTTCCTCAAGTACGTCTCCGATGCCTTCGAGGAACGTCAGGAAGCCTTGCTGGAGCGGTTCAAGGATGAGAACGACGACATCTATTACTTGCCCCGGGAAGATTTCGACAGTGACGAGGACTACCAACAAGCCCTGCAGGAAGAGCTGGAAATACTGGATTACTACCGCGAGGCCAACGTCTTCTGGGTGCCCAAAGCTGCCCGCTGGAGCACCCTGAAGGAAAAGGCCGTACTGCCCGTGGGCACCGTATTGTGGCAGGACGATACGGGTCACGATGTGAAGCTGCGCTCTGTCTCCTGGCTGATGGACAACGCCTTGGAAGCCATCGAGAAGAGCAACGCCAAGCTCAAGGGCATTCTCAACCGCATCAGCCAGTACCAGTTGGAGAACGACAAGCTACTGGGCCTGATCAACACCTTCTCCGACACCTCCTTCACCAAGCCCATGTTCGACGGCGAGCAGCTGGACCTCCACAGCAAGGACATCCTCGGCCATGTGTACGAATACTTTCTGGGCCAGTTCGCCCTGGCTGAAGGCAAGCAGGGTGGTCAGTATTACACCCCCAAAAGTATCGTCACCCTGATTGTGGCAATGCTCGAACCTTACTCCGGCCGGGTGTACGACCCGGCCATGGGCTCTGGCGGTTTCTTTGTCTCCAGCGACAAGTTCATCGAGGAACACGCCAAGGAGCACCACTACGACCCCAGCGAGCAGAAAAAACACATCTCCGTCTACGGCCAGGAATCCAACCCCACTACCTGGCGCCTGGCCGCCATGAACATGGCCATTCGCGGCATCGACTTCAACTTCGGCAAGAAAAACGCCGACACTTTTCTGGACGACCAGCACCCGGATCTGCGGGCCGATTTCGTCATGGCCAACCCGCCCTTTAACATGAAGGATTGGTGGAGCGAATCCCTGGCGGACGATGCCCGCTGGCAATACGGCACCCCGCCCAAGGGCAACGCCAACTTTGCCTGGATGCAGCACATGATTCACCATCTGGCGCCCACCGGCAGCATGGCCCTGTTGCTGGCCAACGGCTCCATGAGTTCCCACACCAACAACGAAGGCGGAATCCGCCAGCGCCTGGTGGAAGAAGACCTGGTGGAATGTATGGCCGCCTTGCCCGGCCAGTTGTTCACCAACACCCAAATCCCGGCCTGCATCTGGTTTTTGACCCGGGACAAAGCCAACGGCCTGGTGCGCAATGAGAAGAAGCGCGACCGCCGGGAAGAATTTCTGTTCATTGACGCCCGTAACCTGGGCTTCATGCGGGATCGAGTGTTGCGGGACTTCACCGTTGATGACATCGCCAAAATCGCCGACACCTTCCATGCCTGGCAGCGCGGCGAACATTACGAGGATGTCGCCGGCTTCTGCAAATCCGCCAGCCTGGACGAGATCAAGAAACATGATTTTGTGCTGACACCGGGGCGCTACGTAGGTGCCCGAGAGCAGGAAGACGATGGCGAGCCCTTTGCCGAGAAGATGGCGCGATTGACCGGGCAGCTACAGGAGCAGTTTGTCGAGAGTGAGCGGCTGGAGGCTGAAATCAAGCGGAATCTTGGGAGGTTGGGGTATGATCTCTGATTTTCGCACGACAGTTTATGGACAAGTGTCCAGCAAGCTCCAAGAAAAAAAACTTTCCGAACTTTGCGTGGGAAAAAGTGGCATACAAACTGGCCCATTCGGAAGTCAGCTCCACAAATATGACTACGTTGAACAAGGTACACCGATCATCACTGTTGAGCACTTGGGTGACAACAGGATCGAGCATCTGAACACGCCTTATGTTTCTGATGCCGACAGGCATAGGCTGAGCAAATATCAAATCAAAGAAGGTGATATCGTTTTCTCAAGAGTTGGCTCTGTTGACAGACGCGCCTTAGTTCGCAAACAAGAGGACGGGTGGCTTTTTTCGGGAAGATGTTTGCGGGTACGTGTAGAAAATGAACTGATCGACCCTGCCTATTTGTCATACTTCTTTGGCCTTGAAACCTTTAAGTCCTATATCCGAAGTATTGCCGTCGGCGCAACAATGCCTTCAATCAACACCAAGATATTGAGCGATCTCCCAATTTACTACTGTTCTGACTTAGAAGAGCAGAAAGAGATTGCCAAG containing:
- a CDS encoding GNAT family N-acetyltransferase produces the protein MNNKKSELNTLAEKHSVTALINSFLRECDDFEIKNSKIIFRNGDKTLNIALEKYSRVGNHAYLNDFYEILGNKRTPLSFKYFVQEFLRWINKHDEIPGLYQRILESNDNIAQILHYREQDYRKLFKKKFLSFIEAEQALLLGHNFHPCPKSKEQFSQEDHRLYAPEFRGSFHLKWAFLNKEHLLQKNSAYFNDLHWYVDLFKEDHKTVIKDGYIPFPFHPWQFKSLTNHKEIKDLIKDKNLIPIEKKGYLKWKATSSLRTIYCENSSYMLKFSLSLRITNSVRHLQEAEIVRGLQVHDVMNSSNGKDFLNINKNFHILCEPSFLAIKGKFNNLLIETIVLIRDNPFRGKMLYEAIVLSTITQVDPYLEKGFFSSRKIDAIKWFNLYLKYVLDPFIMAQANHGILFGAHQQNIIIQLDANSYPVGVIFRDCQGTGYTKLGYERMKQEVPLLDLENGNILDKDMSHILLGYYLIINSTFSLINALAIQRACNEEDLLHILAEYLQGKKNSNLIDQSFLNYLLNSNLIGQKGNFFCCLKNINENTEKNPLDIYNFIKNPLYSKFRRTVIDKKKLKINDILLDKGEEEFLKNKFRPNIKEVEIELVDKKVIISRNEFFQISPYWLMNSERELYPVVWAETNGVSHPIRHNPERGTLLYKRFVYEIDKTISFRVIDPKKDINTFARWHNQSRISEFWELKDTRENHLQYIEKNLNDPHIIPTILDIDDEPIGYFELYWVKEDRLGAYYESVDFDRGFHFLVGEKKFLGLKNTGAMLKSVIHYLFLDEPRTLKIMAEPRSDNKKVLKYVDFLPFWKRIKEFDFPHKRAVLLECTRERFFTGSYL
- a CDS encoding IucA/IucC family protein; its protein translation is MSWETANRNLITKAISELYFEEIISQKVREIEKGLYTLKIEENLSYIFEAHKSIWCHLIIDESSLKRTDGLELDAARFFKEIQPLTKMNAITLANFLEEMLHTLYSDQVILKKRISSRKLSQLNYLEIESYLDGHPKIILNKGRLGWSPDDLSAFSPENDRKIQFYRVAIKKDLITVSHQKEKNFSEIIYADLEKEEINLLKEKLANKQCDVKAYYIIPIHPWQWENKIKIFFQKDISKKNIVFLASAGDSYKPHISLRTFSNYSNSYLYDIKLPISILNTSCVRGIPAHYVAVASEISTGMEAIIRQDNLLFNSNMDCLKDIGAFSYIEPSYKDIVGAPYQYKEFLGAVWRESSVTKLKEKEQCLMTGALSYLDERKKSLIGCLIESSSLTMEEWLEAYFKSVVIPIYHLQSQYGIGLVAHGQNTLLKLNNNIPSGLIIKDFHGDLRLNKNFPRETGKFFPDKIIKKLDILPSDHIIYDLITGHFISVLRFISQALFLSHGYKEKKFYNLLGMIVHDYEKKYPTRSKTPSLLTPNYHRVLLNKVRFIIGYQDTAQRPKPQLGNPLLNPLIEKDYFHV
- a CDS encoding lysine N(6)-hydroxylase/L-ornithine N(5)-oxygenase family protein, whose protein sequence is MCNVFDLVGIGIGPFNLSLAAISEKNKELKTHFFEQKPLFLWHSEIIFPDSDMQTAFLKDLVTGVDPTSPYSFLNYLVMNGFFHSFMNTKRHVITRKEFELYCQWVTRQMPRKLSFNSKIRNLYYDGENFIIESHKEKIKSKNICIGTGISPKIPSFTAPYMSDTFFHAKSESIKNLNISGKRIVIIGGGQTGVEVFRNALKKKWGNAKSLTLISSRANLEPLDESPFTNEYFSPHYVENFFSINSQLKRNIVDYQKLSSDGNTPAYLQSLYNDLYFIQNVEQSPVDFKILPYRRLQSVENNGKGYKLTISNNFSQKEESIGADIVILCTGFENRIPGFIEPIKHLIEFNENKCFKVNKDFSIRWKGYDKNKIFAQNFSRYGHGIFEPQTSLMSWRSAVITNAVSKKEVYRIKNIAPNFLSYESVTK
- a CDS encoding 5'-nucleotidase; the protein is MPAILGDKLVVAISSRALFDLDESHRVFEEQGTDSYCKYQIEQEDVILEPGVAFPLVCKLLALNQSRPNPPRVEVILLSRNNADTGLRVFNSIQHHELAVTRAAFTSGESPYRYVSAFGAHLFLSADPEDVKKALEAGVAAATIVRSKASLNTHSSQLRIAFDGDAVLFSDDAERVFKEQGLAAFQTSEQTSARQPLPGGPFRNFLAVLQRIQREYPPEESPLRTALVTARGAPAHERVIRTLRAWDIRIDEALFLGGLDKGDFLKAFGADIFFDDQQDHCESASRHVTTGHVPHGVSNQGR
- a CDS encoding class I SAM-dependent DNA methyltransferase — encoded protein: MNNPEQQFLKALDDKLWKAADKLRANLDAANYKHVVLGLIFLKYVSDAFEERQEALLERFKDENDDIYYLPREDFDSDEDYQQALQEELEILDYYREANVFWVPKAARWSTLKEKAVLPVGTVLWQDDTGHDVKLRSVSWLMDNALEAIEKSNAKLKGILNRISQYQLENDKLLGLINTFSDTSFTKPMFDGEQLDLHSKDILGHVYEYFLGQFALAEGKQGGQYYTPKSIVTLIVAMLEPYSGRVYDPAMGSGGFFVSSDKFIEEHAKEHHYDPSEQKKHISVYGQESNPTTWRLAAMNMAIRGIDFNFGKKNADTFLDDQHPDLRADFVMANPPFNMKDWWSESLADDARWQYGTPPKGNANFAWMQHMIHHLAPTGSMALLLANGSMSSHTNNEGGIRQRLVEEDLVECMAALPGQLFTNTQIPACIWFLTRDKANGLVRNEKKRDRREEFLFIDARNLGFMRDRVLRDFTVDDIAKIADTFHAWQRGEHYEDVAGFCKSASLDEIKKHDFVLTPGRYVGAREQEDDGEPFAEKMARLTGQLQEQFVESERLEAEIKRNLGRLGYDL